The Caminicella sporogenes DSM 14501 sequence AAACAGGTGTATTAAACTTTTCACTAATTTCTAAAGCTATTTTGACAAAATCTTTACTTTCTTGACTATCACTCGGTTCAACCATTGCTATTTTAGCAAATTTAGCATAATTTCTATTATCTTGTTCATTTTGAGAACTATGCATTCCCGGGTCATCAGCTGATACTAATATAAGTCCTCCATTTACTCCAGTATAAGCATAAGTAAACAATGGGTCTGCCGCAACATTAACTCCAACATGCTTCATTGCAGCAAGTGCCCTAGCTCCTGCTATTGAAGCTCCAATTGCAACTTCTAAAGCAACTTTTTCATTTGGAGCCCATTCAGCATATATTTCTCCTTTATATGGTCCAATATTTTCTAAAATTTCAGTACTTGGTGTTCCCGGATAAGCTGAAGCAAATGTAACACCTGCTTCATAAGCTCCACGTGCCACAGCTTCATTACCTGTTAAAAATTTTTTCATACAATTTTGCCCCCTTTAAAATTAAATAACTTTATTTATATGCTGCTATAACACTTCCTAATGCTATTGAATTTAATTTTGCCTCATGGCTATCTGCACGAGAAACTAAAACTACTGGTGCTTTAGCTCCCATTATAATTCCAGCAGATTCTGCATTAGCCATATAAGTTAAAGATTTTCCTATTCCATTTCCAACTTCTATAGTTGGCACTAAAAGTATATCAGTATCTCCTGCAACTTTACTTTCAAAATTCTTAACTTCAGCTGCTTCTTTTGAAACTGCCAAATCAAAAGCTAAAGGACCTTCTACTAAAACATCACTGCCAAATTCACCATTTTTACCCATTTCTTGTAATTTATCGGCTTCAACAGTTGCAATCATCTTAGGACTAACCTTTTCTTTTGCAGCAAGACAAGCAACTTTAACTTTTTCAATACCCATTGCCTTTGCAACTTTAATAGCATTTTTTATAATCATAGCCTTTTCTTCTAAAGACGGAGCTATATTCATGCCTCCATCTGTTAAAAATAAAAGCTTATGATAAGATGGGACCTTATAAACCATAACATGACTTAAAAGGCTATCAGTTCTTAAACCTATCTCTTTATCCAAAACTGCTTTTAATAATATAGAAGTATCTATTAAACCTTTCATCACAAAATCAGCTTTTCCACTACTAACAAGCTCTACTGCTGTTCTAGCAGCATCATTCAAATCTTTTTTCTCAATTATTTCATATTTCTCAACATCTAAACTATGGTCACTTGCAATTTCTTTAATTTTTACAGCATCACCTACTAAAATAGGTTCTACAATACCCATCTTAGCAGCATTACATACTGCTGCTAAAACTTCTTCATCTTGAGCAGCCGCTACAGCTAATTTCATAGTTTTTTGCTCTTTAGCAGCATTAATTAATTCTTGAAAATTTTTTATCATACCACCACACCCTATTTATTTTTTTAAATTTCAAAATAATCAATACAAGTTATTTAAAAATTTTTAATAATATTTCAAAAAAATATTGAGTTTAAAAATATTTTACAATACTTTCTAAAGCTATTCAATATTTAATTCAAAAATATTTCAGAAAATTTCATGTCCATATTAATTTATTTTGTAATTTTTTCTAACTCTTTCATCCATGCTATTGTAATTTCATCTTGAGGATTTATTTTATAAGATTTCATAATATATTCCCTTGCTTTCTCATAATCTCCTTTTTCAATATAAGCTGAACCTAGATTGCATAATATATCAGGCAAATCGTTCTTTAAATTAACAGCTCTTTTAAAATATCTTATAGAATCATCTATTTTTCCTAAAGACATATAACATAATCCCATCTCATTCAGTATATCTACTTGACTCGGCTTTAAATTATGAGCTCTTTTAAAATAAGACAATGCTTTTTCATACTCTTTCAAATGTCTATATGCTAAACCTACAAAAAATAATAAATTCCACCATTCTGGATATTTTTCAGCTAAAGGCAAAAGTTTATCTAATGCCTCAAGCGGTCTACCATTAAGCACTAATGAATAACCTTCTTCATACTGAATTTTATAATTATTTTCTGATAATTTATTTAATATTTCCATTTCCTTTTCTTCGTCTATACCCTTTTCTATACAAGTTTTCCAAATTAGCTCTGCTTTTTTATACTGTTTTCTATTCATATAATGAAATCCTAAATGATAATATGCCAATGAAAAATCAGGATATTTTTCAATAATCACTTCAAAAACTTCTAAAGCTTCATCATAAAAATCATAATTCAAATCATTATTATCTTCCGTATCAAAAGCTAATTCTTCACAAACTCTTGCATAGTTATATAAAGCATTTATATCTTCCTTATCAATATATAACGAAGCTTTAAAACATATTAATGCATCTAATTTTTTATCATTTTGAGCATATTTAAATCCCTGCTCTAATATTTTAAATTTTATATTTTCATCAAAATTTAATAAAAATTCTTTGTAATCCTTATTATATTTAAAATCTTTATCTATACCTAACATGAATATCATACCTTGAATAATATCAAATAATGAAAATTTATCATTCTCTTCTTTTCCATTCACTTTACTTATCACTTTTTGTAAAGCTATAGGTAAAGAAATATCTTTACTCAATTTTAAATTTTTAGCTTTAAAATATTTATCTTCTTTAAGCTCTATAAAAACAATTTCATTTGCTCTTTTTCTTAAATATTTTTCTATTCGTGAAAACATCTAAGTAACCTCCCTATAAAATTTATATGGAACGGCAAAAACCGTTCCTCTACTTTAAAAATTACAGCGTCTTATGAAAAATCAAATCGTCAACATATCTTCCTGTCTTTTTATCATAATGATGCATGTATATACTACCTGCAAAAGTAAATCCACACGATAATATTGTATTTATCGAAGCCATATTATTACTGTATATATATGCTCTCACAACTTTTATCCCTTCTTGCCTAAGTACTTCTAATACATATTCAGTTAAATCTTTTGCAATACTATTTCCTCTAAAATTATAATCTACCGCCACAGTTATATTACATGCATGATTTTGATTACCTTTACCCCTTTTAGCTCTTAATACTGCTAGTATTACATCACCTTCAGCTGCAACATACACATACGTATTTGGATTTTTAAGCCATTCCTTTATCTCATCTATTGAAGCAATTTCAACAAATGAAACTTCTGCCCTTTCTTTACTTAAATTCGAAAACAAAGATATTACTTTAGGAATATCCTTCTCTTGAAGTTCCCTAAAAGTAATACTCACAAAAAATCCCCCTCCCTTAGAAATTTTATATATTCACCTTATAATATTTCGACTTTCCAAAATCCTTATTTTCTACATCATAATCAAACAAAAATACAGTTATAGATTTCTCTATTAAATTTTTTTCTCCTTGTAATTTAAAAATATCATATTTAAAAGGTTCAAAGTGCACTTTTTTAATAATTTTTTTTGCAGTCATACCTTTATACTTAGGCAAATACTTTTCAATATTTTGCTTATTTTGTAAAAATTCATGACATCTGTTTTTAAAATCATCTATTTCAACTTTATCAAATATTTCTAATAAATTACCTCCTCTTTTGTTCCTAATATAATCAAATTTCAATATTTCCCTGAAAAATTCCTCTTTATCAAAATTATTATTTTTATAAAAGTCTAAAAGTATTTCATAAAGTTTTTCTTTCTTATGTGAAATATGATGATAACCGTTGTTCTCCCAATATTTTGCTAATGATTCAAAAAATAAAGAAGGTCTTTTAAAATAATTATTTACAATAAAATTTATACTAAATTCAAAATCATGAGAATTATAATAAATCTCTACCATTTCTTCAATCATTTTCAAATTTAAAATTTCACTATAATTTATAAAATCATTTTGAAGCACTTCATATGGCGGTCTATCTTTATATATATATCCATACTTTTCTCTATTTAGTCTGATTCCAGAACCCTTTAACAATTTTAAAAAACCTAACTGCAATTTATCAGGCTTTAAATTATAAACTTCATCAAACGAATTTAAAAAAGACTTATAATTTTCATACGGAAGGCCTGCTATCAAATCTAAATGTAGATGAATGTTTCCAAAAGACTTAAGCCGTTCACAAGCTATTTTCAATTTATTAAAATTAACTGTTCTTTTTATTTCTTTTATAGTTTTGTGATTTGTACTTTGTACCCCTATTTCAAATTGAAACAGTCCTTTTCTAACATTTTTTAAAAAGTCTAATATTTCATTATCCAACAAACTAGCAGTTATTTCAAAATGAAAATTAATCTTTCCATTATCTATTTCATTTAAATATTTCATAATCTCCATACAATGTTTTTTATTTGCATTAAAAGTTCTATCAACAAATTTCACTTGTTTTACATTTGCATCAACAAAAAATTTAAGGTCTTTCTTTACTCTATCTATAGAAAAAAATCTTACTCCTCTTATTGTAGAAGATAAACAGTATTGGCAGTTAAAAGGACATCCTCTAGAACTTTCATAATAGATAATTCTATTTTCAAGACCCTTTAAATCATCATAGGGAAATGGGATATCATCTAAATTTTTTATTAAAGGTCTTTCCTCATTTACACAAATTCTGCCATTATTTCTATAAGCCAATCCTTTTATTTCACAAAGATTACCTCTACCCTTTACTAATAAATTTAACAATTCTTTAAACGTAACTTCCCCTTCACCGTATACTATAAAATCGATATAAGAATTATGTTCTAATACTTCATGGGAATCATAGCTTACTTCTGGTCCACCTAAAATTATCTTTATATCTTTATTAATTTTTTTTAGATTTTTAGCTATCTCAAGCGTTTCAGATATATTCCATATATAACACGAAAAGCATACTATATCATAATGTTTTTTGTATATCTCTGCAAGTATATAATCTAAATCGTTATTAATAGTATATTCTTCAATATACAAATTTTCAAAATCACTTTCACAATATTTCTTTAAATACCTTATAGCTAGTGAAGAATGTATAAATTTTGAATTTAATGTAGTCAGCAATATTTTCATTTGTTCACTTCTCCTATCAAACAATTTTATCTCTTGTTTTTATATATCAAAAATCATTAATAATTATAGCATAATAAATATTAAACTATACTATCAACAAAATGAAAACTTTTACTTTCTATAACCAAGTATGTGTAAAAATCTAATTTTTTTAAAGTTATAATTCGACAATCTATAATCTAATCTATCAATAGTATGAGCTGCAATAAAAATATTATATAAAGTCTTTGGAAAACCTATATCTACTATAATAGGCGTATGATTGAAAAAACCATCACCATCAAAATCAAGCTGCACTAAATCTCCTATTTGAACATCTTTTAAACTTACTTCTTTTGCAACAGGACCTCTGCCTTCATTATTTATTAAAAACTTATATAAATAATTTACACTTGTCCAAGCAGGTGCTCTATCATTCAAACTTCTATAATACCAACCATATTTACTATAATTCATTGGGCACCTACCTGCATACAGTACTTGAGAAGCAAAATTTGTACAATCTCCACCCATCTTATCGAAATTTGCAAATTTAGGATTTCTTTTAAAAGCCCATCTTCTTGCATAACTAACAGCATTTAATCTATCATAAGCAAATAATACAGTCATATAATACCACCTCATCAATATTTTTAAAATATATGTATGTAATCATAAAAAAAATATTATATTTTAACAATTGATAATTTTTTTAATTTTTATATGATATAATTATAATATAGATATTTTTTCCATAGGAGGAATGTAAATGGCAATTATGTCTTCACGTTTAATTAGACATCAATTTTGTATCGAAGAACTCAAAAAACTTGGAGCTAAAGTAATTTCCGTTCAAGGAATCATGATTTATGTAAAATTTAAAATAAAAAATACAAAACTTGAATATTTATACCATATAAACCCTGACAGTACTTATTTTTTAGAAAGAATTAAACCTTATGTTATGGCAGTAGGAAATTTTAATACAGAAGAAGATATAATTGATATAATTAAAATAGACCTTGAACAATTCAAAAACGCAATGAATAGTAAAAACTTTAAAGATTTTATTGAAGTAGACGATAAAATATCTAAATTAGTTCGATATTTTGAAGACTTATATCTTTATTACAATATCTCTAAAGAAGATTTAAAATTACTTAAAGATGAGGTAAATACTATTTTAAATACTATTATTGATATTAAAGACAGAAGTAAAAGAGTATATTATAAAAAAGAACCTGAAAGTTTTAAAAAAACATAAAGCAGTAGCCTGTCAGCTACTGCTTTATTACTACATTTTTTCTGGAGCTGCAACTCCTATAAGTTTTAATCCATTTTTTATAGTCTGCTTAACTGCTGCAACTAAAGCCAATCTAGCTTTTTGAAGTTCTTCATCATCTACTAGTATTTGAGTATCATGGTAAAATTTATTGAAAGCTTGAGCAACATCTATCACATATCTGGTAACAACTGAAGGTTCATATTTTCTTGCAGCATCTTCTACTACTTCTGGGAATTTATTAAGTATTCTAACAAGGTCCATGGTTTCTTTTTCTTGTAATAATTTATAGTTTACATTTTTATTATAATCAACATTAGATTTTCTTAATAAGCTTGAAGCCCTTGCATGAGTATACTGCACATAAGGACCTGATTCTCCGTCAAAATTAAGCGTTCTATCCCATGAAAATACATAATCTTTAATTCTATTGTTAGAAAGTTCCTGAAATACTACTGCACCAATACCTACTTGTTTTGCTATTTCATCTTTATCTTCTAAATTTGGATTCTTTTCACTAATAATTTCTTTAGTTTTCTCAACTGCTTTATTAAGTACATCTTCTAAAAATACTACTCTACCTTTCCTAGTTGACATAGTACCTTCTTCAAGACTTACCATACCAAAAGGAACATGAATACAATCTTTTGCCCAATCATATCCCATTAATTCTATTATTTTAATCCACTGTTTAAAATGAAGATTTTGCTGTGAACCCACTACATAAATATTTTTATAAAAATCATAATGTTCTTTTCTATATATTGCCGCAGCAATATCTCTCGTAATATACAGTGTTGAACCATCTTTTTTAGTAATCAAAGCAGGTGGCATACCATACTCTTCAAGGTCAACTATTTCTGCCCCCTGTGATTTTTTAAGTAAATTCTTTTCTCTCATAAGTTCAAGTACTCGAGGCATTTTATCTGAATAAAAACTTTCTCCTGCATATGAATCAAATTTGATACCAAGCATGTCATAAACTCTATTAAACTCTTTTAAACTAACATCTCTAATCCACTGCCAAAGCTCAGTAGCTTCATCATCTCCATCTTCAAGTTTTTTAAACCACATTCTTGCTTCATCTTCAAGTTCTGGATTTTTTTCAGCTTCTTCGTGGAATTTTACATATAGCTTAAGTAATTCTGGAATAGGATTTTCTTCAACTACTTCTCTATTTCCCCAAGCCTTTAAAGCAACTATCAATTTCCCAAATTGAGTACCATAATCTCCAAGATGATTAACTGCTATTGTATTGTATCCAAGAAATTTATAAATATTATTTAATGCACTGCCTATTACTGTACTTCTGATATGTCCAATATGAAAAGGCTTAGCAATATTTGGTGATGAAAATTCTACAACAACATTTTTACCTTTACCTAAATCTAAGCTGCCAAATTTATCACCCATTTTTAATATTTCTTCAATAACACTCCTAGCAAATATCTCTTTATCAACAGTAAAATTTATATATGCTCCAATTATTTCTATTTTTTCAAATAACTCATTTTCCCCAATAGATTCTACAATATCCTTCGCTATAAGATTTGGAGCTTTTTTAAAAATTTTAGCCAATTTAAAACACGGAAAAGCAAAATCTCCCATTTCTGACTTAGGTGGAATTTCAATCATATTTAATACTTCTTCACTATTTAACTCATCTACTTTTTCAGATAAAATATTTGCTATCTCTCTCTTAAAATCTATCATTTTTTTACCTCCCTATTCATTTCATTTATGTATTATTTATCTTATCATTAAAATAATTTTTTCAAATTATAAGCAAATAAAAACACCCGCCCCTTAATAGTAAGAGACGAGTTATTGCCCGCGTTACCACTCTTATTGATACATAAATGTATCCTCTCTATTCTCCGATAATGGGGAGAAAACCATTTAGCCTACTGTTATTTCAGCTAAAATCTCAAAGGTGCGCTTCAGTCAATACTGTATGTCAGGCTTCCACCGTCCCTGACTCGCTATAATACATGTAAAGACCTACTCTCCTTCTCATAGATACATAAATATTAAATTTGAAATATAATTTAACATAAATTACTGATTAAATCAAGTAGTTTAATTTATTTTTTAATACAAAACTTATCTACTTATCTGGAAACAATCCTTCTAAAAATGAAAGAGGCTTAGAAGTATCAAATCCATAATATTCTTTTAAAAATTCACCGTCTACCTTTATTTGAACAGTTTCATTTCCCGGAAGTACAACTAAAGAATTAACTATACTTCCTATAGTTATAGTAGCATCATTAGTTGACATTTTCTCTTTCAAAAATTCTTTTGAAAAATTAACTATTACATTTTTACCATCTCTTTCAACAGATATAACTTTTGTTCCCTTAGGTATAGGACTTACAAATTGTTCATCACCTTTATAATTTA is a genomic window containing:
- a CDS encoding bifunctional enoyl-CoA hydratase/phosphate acetyltransferase, which encodes MIKNFQELINAAKEQKTMKLAVAAAQDEEVLAAVCNAAKMGIVEPILVGDAVKIKEIASDHSLDVEKYEIIEKKDLNDAARTAVELVSSGKADFVMKGLIDTSILLKAVLDKEIGLRTDSLLSHVMVYKVPSYHKLLFLTDGGMNIAPSLEEKAMIIKNAIKVAKAMGIEKVKVACLAAKEKVSPKMIATVEADKLQEMGKNGEFGSDVLVEGPLAFDLAVSKEAAEVKNFESKVAGDTDILLVPTIEVGNGIGKSLTYMANAESAGIIMGAKAPVVLVSRADSHEAKLNSIALGSVIAAYK
- a CDS encoding tetratricopeptide repeat protein, whose amino-acid sequence is MFSRIEKYLRKRANEIVFIELKEDKYFKAKNLKLSKDISLPIALQKVISKVNGKEENDKFSLFDIIQGMIFMLGIDKDFKYNKDYKEFLLNFDENIKFKILEQGFKYAQNDKKLDALICFKASLYIDKEDINALYNYARVCEELAFDTEDNNDLNYDFYDEALEVFEVIIEKYPDFSLAYYHLGFHYMNRKQYKKAELIWKTCIEKGIDEEKEMEILNKLSENNYKIQYEEGYSLVLNGRPLEALDKLLPLAEKYPEWWNLLFFVGLAYRHLKEYEKALSYFKRAHNLKPSQVDILNEMGLCYMSLGKIDDSIRYFKRAVNLKNDLPDILCNLGSAYIEKGDYEKAREYIMKSYKINPQDEITIAWMKELEKITK
- a CDS encoding GNAT family N-acetyltransferase → MSITFRELQEKDIPKVISLFSNLSKERAEVSFVEIASIDEIKEWLKNPNTYVYVAAEGDVILAVLRAKRGKGNQNHACNITVAVDYNFRGNSIAKDLTEYVLEVLRQEGIKVVRAYIYSNNMASINTILSCGFTFAGSIYMHHYDKKTGRYVDDLIFHKTL
- a CDS encoding B12-binding domain-containing radical SAM protein; the encoded protein is MKILLTTLNSKFIHSSLAIRYLKKYCESDFENLYIEEYTINNDLDYILAEIYKKHYDIVCFSCYIWNISETLEIAKNLKKINKDIKIILGGPEVSYDSHEVLEHNSYIDFIVYGEGEVTFKELLNLLVKGRGNLCEIKGLAYRNNGRICVNEERPLIKNLDDIPFPYDDLKGLENRIIYYESSRGCPFNCQYCLSSTIRGVRFFSIDRVKKDLKFFVDANVKQVKFVDRTFNANKKHCMEIMKYLNEIDNGKINFHFEITASLLDNEILDFLKNVRKGLFQFEIGVQSTNHKTIKEIKRTVNFNKLKIACERLKSFGNIHLHLDLIAGLPYENYKSFLNSFDEVYNLKPDKLQLGFLKLLKGSGIRLNREKYGYIYKDRPPYEVLQNDFINYSEILNLKMIEEMVEIYYNSHDFEFSINFIVNNYFKRPSLFFESLAKYWENNGYHHISHKKEKLYEILLDFYKNNNFDKEEFFREILKFDYIRNKRGGNLLEIFDKVEIDDFKNRCHEFLQNKQNIEKYLPKYKGMTAKKIIKKVHFEPFKYDIFKLQGEKNLIEKSITVFLFDYDVENKDFGKSKYYKVNI
- a CDS encoding amidase domain-containing protein translates to MTVLFAYDRLNAVSYARRWAFKRNPKFANFDKMGGDCTNFASQVLYAGRCPMNYSKYGWYYRSLNDRAPAWTSVNYLYKFLINNEGRGPVAKEVSLKDVQIGDLVQLDFDGDGFFNHTPIIVDIGFPKTLYNIFIAAHTIDRLDYRLSNYNFKKIRFLHILGYRK
- the argS gene encoding arginine--tRNA ligase, with the protein product MIDFKREIANILSEKVDELNSEEVLNMIEIPPKSEMGDFAFPCFKLAKIFKKAPNLIAKDIVESIGENELFEKIEIIGAYINFTVDKEIFARSVIEEILKMGDKFGSLDLGKGKNVVVEFSSPNIAKPFHIGHIRSTVIGSALNNIYKFLGYNTIAVNHLGDYGTQFGKLIVALKAWGNREVVEENPIPELLKLYVKFHEEAEKNPELEDEARMWFKKLEDGDDEATELWQWIRDVSLKEFNRVYDMLGIKFDSYAGESFYSDKMPRVLELMREKNLLKKSQGAEIVDLEEYGMPPALITKKDGSTLYITRDIAAAIYRKEHYDFYKNIYVVGSQQNLHFKQWIKIIELMGYDWAKDCIHVPFGMVSLEEGTMSTRKGRVVFLEDVLNKAVEKTKEIISEKNPNLEDKDEIAKQVGIGAVVFQELSNNRIKDYVFSWDRTLNFDGESGPYVQYTHARASSLLRKSNVDYNKNVNYKLLQEKETMDLVRILNKFPEVVEDAARKYEPSVVTRYVIDVAQAFNKFYHDTQILVDDEELQKARLALVAAVKQTIKNGLKLIGVAAPEKM
- a CDS encoding GerMN domain-containing protein, with translation MKRLFSILLIALFILSLSVGCSKKEAEVSGTDLEQAVEENNEQATKVSDENTKSDKIDYVLYLKMKNMPFLYDEMFSIDINDEKLKNKTMEEFVLDELINYKGDEQFVSPIPKGTKVISVERDGKNVIVNFSKEFLKEKMSTNDATITIGSIVNSLVVLPGNETVQIKVDGEFLKEYYGFDTSKPLSFLEGLFPDK